Proteins encoded within one genomic window of Streptomyces sp. NBC_01237:
- a CDS encoding helix-turn-helix domain-containing protein: MSAEAREWVWEHSSSRGAARLVLLSIADRVADEQCISWASLSSLAKRTRASVSTVREAVERLLLAGELEQIDDLVGPQRSTVYRLPLAAEAVVKTRREQQEEGGDAAVSDEPDAPARLRLSALRRYGIRPREVPESAARVRKPAVPETGRSRRKPAHRRAGHRHSDVPATGTQNRSEPDLNRRYSSGAAVLSAAEWQVDPATHAWLRQQGHLDRLGEQGLQAADAKWRAHRADFKPRPADAWSADWKSWVAREHAPGRPNLHAVPGKNSTTPGGMTRAEAHTAALLAALDEPTGTEG; encoded by the coding sequence ATGAGCGCCGAAGCCCGCGAGTGGGTGTGGGAGCACAGCTCCAGCCGAGGGGCCGCGCGCCTGGTCCTGCTGTCGATCGCCGACCGGGTGGCCGACGAGCAGTGCATCTCCTGGGCCTCGCTGTCCAGCCTGGCCAAGCGCACGCGCGCCTCGGTCTCCACGGTGCGCGAAGCCGTCGAGCGCCTGCTCCTCGCAGGCGAGCTGGAACAGATCGACGACCTCGTCGGCCCGCAGCGCAGCACGGTCTACCGTCTGCCCCTCGCCGCCGAGGCCGTCGTAAAGACCCGGCGAGAGCAGCAGGAGGAGGGCGGCGACGCGGCGGTGTCCGACGAGCCCGACGCTCCCGCGAGGCTCCGGCTCTCAGCTCTGCGGCGGTACGGGATCCGCCCCCGTGAGGTGCCGGAATCCGCCGCGAGGGTCCGGAAACCGGCAGTACCGGAAACCGGCAGGTCGCGACGGAAACCGGCACACCGGCGTGCTGGCCACCGGCACAGCGATGTACCGGCCACCGGCACACAGAACCGTAGTGAACCTGATTTGAACCGGAGGTACAGCAGTGGTGCTGCCGTCCTCTCGGCTGCCGAGTGGCAGGTCGACCCGGCCACCCATGCCTGGCTCCGCCAGCAGGGACACCTCGACCGCCTCGGCGAGCAGGGCCTGCAAGCAGCCGACGCGAAGTGGCGTGCCCACCGCGCCGACTTCAAGCCGAGGCCGGCGGACGCCTGGAGCGCCGACTGGAAGTCCTGGGTCGCCCGAGAGCACGCTCCTGGCCGCCCGAACCTCCACGCCGTGCCCGGCAAGAACAGCACCACGCCTGGCGGGATGACGCGGGCCGAGGCACACACCGCCGCTCTTCTCGCCGCACTCGACGAGCCGACCGGAACGGAGGGCTGA
- a CDS encoding zinc finger domain-containing protein has product MDRREIAALLAYLGRLDPRTIRTGQGEARDQLAQWYELLGDVPMATSHGWDVLVAARQHIRTSPYQILPADVARPWESYRRDRLARHSDPTPSVDPDDQAAWTAELVGTRRAVATGTAQPAQARAITTGRDGVDPRLRARLREIGSCIPPAARVALAPYRPARAAREAAVAQGLPDALGVRCAWCLAQPGDPCRRRRIGPDGGARGTAPCPTHPSRLDLATAQQAEQTEQVRQPAAA; this is encoded by the coding sequence GTGGACCGCCGCGAAATCGCCGCCCTGCTGGCCTACCTCGGCCGCCTCGACCCCCGCACCATCCGCACCGGCCAGGGCGAAGCACGCGACCAGCTCGCCCAGTGGTACGAGCTGCTCGGCGACGTGCCGATGGCCACCTCGCACGGCTGGGACGTCCTCGTCGCCGCCCGCCAGCACATTCGCACCTCGCCCTACCAGATCCTGCCCGCGGACGTGGCTCGTCCCTGGGAGAGCTACCGGCGCGACCGCCTGGCCAGGCACTCCGATCCGACGCCGTCCGTCGACCCGGACGACCAGGCCGCCTGGACCGCCGAGCTGGTCGGCACCCGGCGTGCTGTCGCCACCGGCACCGCGCAGCCCGCACAGGCCCGGGCCATCACGACCGGCCGCGACGGGGTCGACCCGAGACTGCGGGCGAGACTGCGGGAGATCGGCTCCTGCATACCGCCCGCCGCCCGAGTCGCCCTCGCGCCCTACCGGCCCGCCCGAGCGGCACGCGAGGCAGCCGTCGCGCAGGGTCTGCCCGACGCTCTGGGTGTCCGGTGCGCGTGGTGCCTGGCCCAGCCCGGCGATCCGTGCCGCCGCCGGAGGATCGGCCCCGACGGCGGGGCTCGCGGGACCGCCCCGTGCCCAACTCATCCCAGCCGCCTCGACCTCGCCACCGCCCAGCAGGCCGAGCAGACCGAGCAGGTCCGACAGCCCGCCGCAGCCTGA
- a CDS encoding WhiB family transcriptional regulator, whose product MRHITTHDAPATGLRGIGDTSWHVRGACYAMDPEDADAVFFPGPRDHEDIAEAKELCGWCPVRRDCLDFALENVLKEGVWGGLTEAERRPLHDGLPQRLDYRRVTAFFRGRDVHLTEAERQVVIDHAYVRGWRPARLAGALQISHKHARDLLRQAANKVLDRDRTYGVPRPKKKRKKTSPTTMGAPAPIKPGTRPAAPLASASAPLGKAA is encoded by the coding sequence TTGCGCCACATCACCACCCACGACGCGCCGGCCACCGGTCTGCGCGGCATCGGAGACACGAGCTGGCACGTCCGCGGAGCGTGCTACGCCATGGACCCCGAGGATGCCGACGCGGTGTTCTTCCCCGGCCCCCGGGACCACGAGGACATCGCGGAGGCGAAGGAGCTGTGCGGCTGGTGCCCCGTACGACGTGACTGCCTCGACTTCGCCCTGGAGAACGTCCTCAAGGAGGGCGTCTGGGGCGGCCTGACCGAGGCCGAGCGGCGTCCCTTGCACGACGGCCTGCCCCAGCGCCTCGACTACCGACGTGTGACGGCCTTCTTCCGCGGACGCGACGTCCATCTCACCGAGGCCGAGCGGCAGGTCGTCATCGACCACGCCTACGTACGCGGCTGGCGGCCCGCCCGGCTCGCCGGCGCCCTGCAGATCAGCCACAAGCACGCCCGTGACCTGCTCCGGCAGGCCGCCAACAAGGTCCTCGACCGTGACCGCACCTACGGCGTGCCACGGCCCAAGAAGAAGCGGAAGAAGACCTCCCCGACCACCATGGGTGCCCCCGCGCCGATCAAGCCCGGCACACGTCCTGCGGCGCCGCTGGCCTCGGCGTCCGCCCCTCTCGGGAAGGCCGCATGA
- a CDS encoding DUF2637 domain-containing protein yields MTPAAAHPAVAPVGFWDRLAIVVLGLAGCALSYDALQQMAVAIHIRGFLTYLFPLVIDGFIAYGVRALLVLSEAPLRARLYVWVLFGTATAASIWANALHAVRLNQQTTHSGLRLGDTVVAVLSTLAPLALAGAVHLYILITRHHPGAGYAADRTVKVSGKRNTDHGPTSTPAPGRTRPAGRPGEASDRGHKPASQAGPKSVDQTAASGQGHPRTTDQATETVPADHDAPATGHRTNSTSDQAAGHDPAAAAQQTVGGPQGVEGSGRTRKTPGQGAQVSHGPAEHDRPDQGHRPAQDLDPASADQGAPADRMPDHEHPRTTDRSTEPADAPDHTDQPADRPADHDEDESSGGPQGSRTTDHKTSQAPRTTSADQNDEVPWEMKVEVARQAALEAGRMTRRVIRPHLRRNNISISNEGFRKLQAQLYADPGLAHLPRTTRKP; encoded by the coding sequence ATGACCCCCGCGGCTGCACACCCCGCCGTCGCGCCCGTCGGGTTCTGGGACCGGCTCGCCATCGTGGTCCTCGGCCTCGCCGGATGCGCCCTCAGCTACGACGCCCTGCAGCAGATGGCCGTCGCCATCCACATCCGCGGATTCCTCACCTACCTCTTCCCCCTCGTGATCGACGGCTTCATCGCCTACGGGGTACGCGCACTTCTGGTCCTCTCCGAGGCCCCGCTGCGCGCCCGGCTGTACGTCTGGGTGCTCTTCGGTACGGCCACCGCAGCGAGTATCTGGGCCAACGCCCTGCACGCGGTCCGCCTCAACCAGCAGACCACCCACTCCGGTCTGCGCCTGGGCGACACGGTCGTCGCAGTCCTCTCCACCCTTGCGCCCCTCGCCCTGGCCGGCGCGGTCCACCTGTACATCCTCATCACCCGCCACCACCCGGGTGCCGGATACGCGGCGGACCGGACGGTGAAGGTGTCCGGGAAGCGGAATACGGACCACGGGCCCACCTCAACTCCTGCACCGGGCCGGACCCGCCCTGCAGGCCGTCCGGGAGAGGCTTCGGACCGCGGGCACAAACCAGCGTCGCAGGCGGGTCCAAAGAGCGTGGACCAGACCGCCGCGTCGGGCCAGGGCCACCCGCGGACCACGGACCAGGCCACCGAGACCGTCCCGGCGGACCACGATGCCCCGGCTACGGGTCACAGGACCAACTCCACCTCGGACCAGGCTGCGGGCCACGACCCGGCTGCTGCGGCCCAGCAGACCGTCGGTGGTCCGCAGGGCGTCGAAGGCAGTGGGCGGACCAGGAAAACCCCAGGTCAAGGCGCCCAGGTCTCCCATGGTCCGGCGGAGCACGACCGGCCGGATCAGGGGCACCGACCGGCCCAGGATCTTGACCCGGCGAGCGCGGACCAGGGTGCCCCGGCAGACCGGATGCCGGACCACGAGCACCCTCGGACCACGGACCGGTCCACCGAGCCCGCCGACGCCCCGGACCACACGGACCAGCCCGCGGACCGTCCGGCGGACCACGACGAGGACGAGTCCTCGGGCGGACCGCAGGGGTCGCGGACCACCGACCACAAAACCTCGCAGGCGCCGCGGACCACGTCTGCGGACCAGAACGACGAGGTCCCGTGGGAGATGAAGGTCGAGGTCGCCCGCCAAGCCGCTCTCGAAGCGGGTCGTATGACCCGCCGGGTCATACGACCTCACCTTCGGCGCAACAACATCAGCATCAGCAACGAGGGCTTCCGCAAGCTCCAGGCTCAGCTGTACGCAGACCCCGGGCTCGCGCACCTGCCCCGAACCACGAGGAAGCCGTGA
- the trpA gene encoding tryptophan synthase subunit alpha: MFLPAGLHTATAERRSLDALARAGADLFEVGLAHSDAFLDGPVIQSAYHTALRRGHVLDRALRAVEHAAVLRPTILMTYWNPVARHDPERLAHRFADAGAAGIMVVDLPDHAAGTWQRTAAKAGLTVPHLAPRTATDQELGAIQQTASGWLYAPAATAPTGYRGPLDLAALAAAIQRVRATGPLPIVAGIGISTPALAAAVAPLVDAVVIGTPVVRALQQSPDSATVTVAAFADALRMPRH; encoded by the coding sequence GTGTTCCTTCCCGCCGGCCTCCACACCGCTACGGCCGAACGCCGAAGCCTCGACGCCCTCGCACGGGCCGGCGCCGACCTGTTCGAGGTCGGCCTCGCACATAGCGATGCGTTCCTCGACGGCCCCGTCATCCAGTCCGCATACCACACCGCCCTGCGGCGCGGACATGTGCTCGACCGCGCTCTCCGTGCGGTCGAGCACGCCGCCGTCCTCCGCCCGACCATCCTGATGACGTACTGGAACCCCGTCGCCCGCCACGACCCCGAGCGCCTGGCCCACCGGTTCGCTGATGCCGGCGCCGCCGGCATCATGGTCGTCGACCTTCCCGATCACGCGGCCGGAACATGGCAGCGCACCGCCGCCAAAGCAGGGCTCACAGTCCCTCATCTCGCCCCGCGCACAGCGACCGATCAAGAACTCGGAGCGATACAGCAGACCGCGTCCGGCTGGCTGTACGCCCCCGCCGCCACCGCTCCCACCGGATACCGCGGCCCCCTCGACCTTGCCGCACTGGCCGCCGCCATCCAGCGCGTACGCGCCACCGGCCCGCTACCCATCGTCGCCGGGATCGGGATCTCGACCCCGGCCCTCGCTGCCGCCGTGGCGCCTCTCGTGGATGCCGTCGTCATCGGCACGCCCGTCGTGCGAGCTCTCCAGCAGAGCCCCGACTCGGCGACGGTCACCGTCGCCGCCTTCGCCGACGCGCTCCGCATGCCGCGGCACTGA